Sequence from the Streptomyces peucetius genome:
CTCGCCGCCCTGGTGACGCTGCTCGTCGTCGCACCCGGGATCGGGCTGCTGCTGGAGCGGCTCGTCTTCCGCCCCCTGTCGGTGCCGGCGCCCGACCCGGCGCGGACCCTGGTGGCGTCGATCGGCGTCTTCGTACTGCTGGTGGGTGCGGCGGCGCTGCTGTGGGGCGAGGGCGCCCGGGCCGACGCGCCGGTGCTGCTCCCGGACGCCCCCTGGACGCAGCTCGCGGCCGTCCTGCTGCTGGCCGTGCTGGTGGCCGCGGTCACCCGGTGGACCCGGTTCGGCCGGGAACTGCGCGCCGTCGTGGACAACCGCGTCCTGGCGTCCCTCGGCGGCGTCGACGCCGACCGGGTGGCGGCGGCGGGGTGGGCGTTCGGATCGTTCACCGCCGGTCTGACGGGCGTACTGCTGGCCCCGTACGTACGGCTCGATCCGTACGGGCTGCCCCTGCTGGTCGTCGAGGTCATCGCGGTGGCGGTCGTCGCGCGGATGCGGAGCCTGCCCGTCGCGATCGGGGCGGCGCTGGCGATCGGCGTGGCGCAGGCGCAGTTGACCCGGCTGCACCTGTCGGGGCCGGCGCAGCCCCTGGTCCAGGCGGTCGAGGCCAATCTGTTCGTCGTGGCGCTGCTGGTCGCGGCCCTGCTGCTGCCCGGCGCCGGCGGTTCGGTGACCCGGGCGGCGGCTCCCGCGGTACGGATCGCCCGGCCCGTGTGGCTGATCGCCGGGGTCCTTCTGCTGCTGCCGCTCGGATTCGCGGGCGCGGACCTGCAGACGGCGGTCCAGGTGCCGGCGCTCGCCGTCGTGCTGCTGTCCCTGGTCGTGGTCGCCGGGCGCGGCGGCCAGATCTCCCTGGGTCAGGCCGCGTACGCGGGGCTCGGCGCGCTCGTCACGGCGCTGCTGGCGGCGGGCCGGTTCCCCGGTTTCCCAAGGCTGCCCGAGCTGGTGGCCCTGGCGGTCGCCGTGGTGCTGGTCGCTCCGCTGGGGCTGGTGACCGGGTGGCCCGCGATCCGCCGGCACGGCCTGGCCCTTGCGCTGGTCACGCTGGCCGTCGGGGTGGCGGTGAGCCGCTTCGTCCTGACCCAGCCGTACGCGACGGCCGGCCTGACCGTGTCGCGCCCTGCGGCCCTCGGCTCGGACCGGGCGTACTACGTCGTGGAACTGGCCGTACTGGCCGGTGCGCTGGCGGCGGTCGCCGCGCTGCGCCGGGGTCGCACCGGGCGGGCGCTGGCCGCGCTGCGCGACCACGAGGAGGGCGCTCAGGCAGCGGGGGTGGCGGTCCCGGCGCTCAAGGTCACCGCGTTCGTGACGGGCGCGGCGCTGGCGGCGCTGGGCGGCGGCCTGCTGGCCATGGGGGTGCGGGCGTTCGACCCGGAGGCGTTCGATCCGGTGCGCGGTCTCCTCTGGTTCGCGGCGGTGTTCGTGCTGGGCGCGGACAACCTCCTCGCGCCGCTGCCGGCGGCGGCGCTGCTCGTCGCACTGGACGCGGGCACCCGGGGCGGTGTGGCGGCGGTCGTGATCGGGCTCCTCGCCGTCCTCCTGGGCCACGGCCGGCTCCTCGGCCGCCGCCCGGCCGGGCCCGAACGGGCGGCCACCGCCCCTGTCCCTTGGCCCGGCCCCGCCGCGCCGTACCGAAGTCCCAGGGCGCCCCGGCGGGCGGTCGGCACCGAAGAGGCACGCGGCCGTCCCGCCGACGGCGGCCCGGCGGTCCGGCCCAGGGGGCCCAGTGCCGAGGAGGCGCGGCCCCGGGGGCTCAGTGCCGAGGGGCTGCGGGTCGCCTTCCAGGGGCGGGAAGTGGTCGGCGGGGTGGATCTCGTCGTGGAACCCGGGCGGGTCACCGCGCTCGTCGGGGGAAACGGCGCGGGCAAGAGCACCCTGTTCCACTGCCTGTGCGGGTCGCTGCGGCCGGACGCCGGGCGGGTGCGGCTCGACGGGGCCGACATCAGCCGCCGGTCCGCACACGCCCGGACCCGGCTCGGGATCGCCAGGACGTTCCAGCAGCCCGCCGTCTTCCCGTCCCTGACCGTCGAGGAGAACGTACGGATCGGCGCCGAGCAGGGCCGGCACCGGGACACGTCGGCCGTGGGCCCCGTGCTGCGGCTGCTCGCTCTGGACGGCCCGGTGCGGCGGCTGCCCGCCGCCGGGCTGCCCACCGGGGTGCTGCGCCGGGCGGAGCTGGGGCGGGCGCTCGCCTCGCGGCCCCACACGCTGCTGCTGGACGAGCCCACGGCCGGCCTCGACACCGCCGAGACGGAGATGCTCGCCCGCATCCTGGAGGCGCTCGCGGCGGACGGCACGGCCGTCCTCGTCGTCGAGCACGATGTCGCTCTCGTCGCCCGCGTCGCCGACACCGTGCACGTCATGGAAGCGGGGCGGCTGGTGCGATGACCCTCGCGATGGAACTGCGCGACGTGCGTGTGCGGTACGGCCCGCTGGAGGCACTGCACGGCGTCCGGCTCCCCGTTCCGGCCGGAGCACTGACCGTCCTGCTCGGGCGTAACGGCTCCGGCCGTACGACCGCGCTGCGGGCGCTCGCCGGTACCGTCCTTCCCGCCGCCGGCTCGGTGCTGTGGCAGGGCCGGGACGTGACGGCCCTGCGCGCGTACGCGAGGGCACGGCTCGGCCTGTGCTTCGTGCCCGACCAGCGGGCCGTGTACGGCACCCTGACCGTCGCGGAGAACCTGGAGCTCGCCGCTCATCGCGGGGAGTTCGCCCGTGCGCTCGAGGGTTTCCCGGCGCTCCGGCCGCTGCTGGGCCGCACGGCGGCCACTCTGTCCGGCGGCGAGCAGCGGATGCTGGCGCTCTCCCGCGCCCTGCTGACGCCCGCAGCGGTCGTCCTGGCCGACGAGCCCGTCCAGGGCATGGCGCCGGCGGTCGCGGACCGCGCGTACGAACTGCTGCGCGAACTCGGCGCCGCGGTCGTCGTCGCCGAGCAGCGGCTGCCGGAGGCCCTGCGCCACGGCGGCCCGCCGGTCGTCGTGCACGAACTGCGCCGCGGCTCGGTCGTGTTCAGCGGCGAGCCTGCCGAGCTCGCACCCGTCTCCCCCGGGCCCGGGGGCGCTCCCCGGCCGCCCTGATCCGGCCGACGGGGGCGCGGCGCGGCGCCGTGCGCTTCGATTCGTTGCCGCTGCGGGCGTGACCCCCACGACGGATCGCCCGTTGAACCTTCGAGCCGGGACCCGCCCGGCACACCTGATCAAGTCCGAGGAGCCACCCGTGCCGCGCATGCTCGACGTCAGCGAGGACGTACGCGCCGAGATCGGCGACGAAGAAGCCGACCGGCTGCTCGCCGGCCTGAACGCCCCGGGCAGCTACGACTGCACCTCCTGCCGCACCCCGGGCGACTCCGAGCAGGAGCGGACCAGCACCGTGCTGTTCGTCGGCGACGAAACCGCCGTTCTCGCCTTCGCCCATGCCACCTGCATCCCTTCGCAGGTGGTGCAGGTCGCGGAGGACCAGCTCCAGGGCGCCGTCCGCTCCATCACCGGTGAGGAGCCGCGGATCCAGGGTGCCGCACCCCAGCAGGCGGTGCTCGGCGTCACCAGCGGTCTCATCCTCATCGACGGCGACGTGTTCCCCGCGCTGGTCGTGGAACCGACCGCACCGATCGCCCGCCCGGGCACGGGCGGCAGCGGCGGCGACGACTTCCTGCCCCTCCTGATCGAGCAGGGCTTCCTGCCCGTCACCGATGTGAACCAGCACCCCTCCCAGCTGCCCGGCTGGTCGGTGCTGCTCGCCATGGGCCAGCTGCACGCCGTGCTCCAGCCGGGTACGGGCGGCGGCAGCCCGGTCGCCTGGTGGCAGGCGCACCAGCCGCTCCAGGTCACCGAGGGCTGGCGAACCGCCGTCAACAAGACGCAGACCGTCCTGGTGTACGCGGCCCCGGTGGGCTCCATCGGCCAGCAGCCGCGGGAGGACCTGCTGCGCGACGCGCTGGAGAAGGCGGCGGCCGGCGGCCTGCTGGTCGCGGCGTCGATGCCTCTCGCAGGCACCTGAGCCACCCCGAGGCCGTACGGCTCCGATCCGCCGTGCGACGCCTCGGACCGAGCCCCTGGACCACGGGGGTGCCCGCCGACCGGCCCGGCAGGCACAGGACGTACGCCGGGGCCGCTCTCCTGCCCCGGCGTACGTCCGTGTGCGCGCCCGTGCCGCCGCGTGACCGCCACGGGGCCACGCCGTCCCCCGGAAGAATGCAGCTCGCCGCAGCCCGCATCCGTGAGCGGGCGGCGTCGTTGCAGGTACGTGCACTCATACGACCCCTCCCCCCAGCCCTTCCAGAGCCAGATCCCTTCCATGCGCCCCTCGCGCGACGGATCGCCCGGCCACTCGGCCACGCCGATCTACGACGCGCTGTACTCCGAGTACCTCAGGGCGTTCCGGACGCTGCCGGGTGACCGCAGCGGGGAGGAGGATCTGGACTTCAGGGGGTTCGGGACGGGGATGCACAGCGGCCGGGGCGGCCTCTTCGGCTATGGAAGCCATACGGGCCAAACCGGGCAGACGAGCGACCATCCGGGACACACCGGCCACTCGGCCGGCCAGTTGAACTCCAGCGGTCAGCAACGCGGTTGGCATCCGCACCAGACGGGTCGGCACGCCGCCCATCAGCCCGCGGCGCTGCCACCGGCCCCGCGCAAGGGGGTCTGACCCTCCTGGCGCACCGCTGCCCCCGGCCCGCGTTCGCGGGTCCGGGGGCAGCGGCGATGACGGCGGCCCTGTGGCCTACTTCTTACGGCCGCGCTTCTCGCGCACCCGGACCGAGATGTGGATCGGGGTCCCCTCGAAGCCGAACTCCTCGCGCAGCCGGCGCTCGACGAAGCGTCGGTAGCCGTGCTCGAGGAAGCCGGACGCGAACAGGACGAACCGCGGCGGCTTGGTGCCGGCCTGCGTGCCGAACAGGATCCTCGGCTGCTTGCCGCCCCGGATGGGGTGCGGATGGGCGGCGACGATCTCGCCGAGGAACGCGTTCAGCCGGCCGGTCGGGACGCGGGTCTCCCACCCGGCGAGGGCCGTCTCGATCGCCGGGACCAGCTTCTCCATGTGGCGGCCGGTGGTCGCGGAGACGTTGACCCGGGGCGCCCAGGCGACCTGCTGCATCTCGGTCTCGATCTCGCGCTCGAGGTAGTAGCGGCGCTCCTCGTCGAGGGTGTCCCACTTGTTGTAGGCGAC
This genomic interval carries:
- a CDS encoding ABC transporter permease subunit; translated protein: MASLTYDLTLAGLAVGSAAALTGIGLIVTYRATGVLNLAHGAVAMVCAYVMRQFAVEWGWPVPLAALVTLLVVAPGIGLLLERLVFRPLSVPAPDPARTLVASIGVFVLLVGAAALLWGEGARADAPVLLPDAPWTQLAAVLLLAVLVAAVTRWTRFGRELRAVVDNRVLASLGGVDADRVAAAGWAFGSFTAGLTGVLLAPYVRLDPYGLPLLVVEVIAVAVVARMRSLPVAIGAALAIGVAQAQLTRLHLSGPAQPLVQAVEANLFVVALLVAALLLPGAGGSVTRAAAPAVRIARPVWLIAGVLLLLPLGFAGADLQTAVQVPALAVVLLSLVVVAGRGGQISLGQAAYAGLGALVTALLAAGRFPGFPRLPELVALAVAVVLVAPLGLVTGWPAIRRHGLALALVTLAVGVAVSRFVLTQPYATAGLTVSRPAALGSDRAYYVVELAVLAGALAAVAALRRGRTGRALAALRDHEEGAQAAGVAVPALKVTAFVTGAALAALGGGLLAMGVRAFDPEAFDPVRGLLWFAAVFVLGADNLLAPLPAAALLVALDAGTRGGVAAVVIGLLAVLLGHGRLLGRRPAGPERAATAPVPWPGPAAPYRSPRAPRRAVGTEEARGRPADGGPAVRPRGPSAEEARPRGLSAEGLRVAFQGREVVGGVDLVVEPGRVTALVGGNGAGKSTLFHCLCGSLRPDAGRVRLDGADISRRSAHARTRLGIARTFQQPAVFPSLTVEENVRIGAEQGRHRDTSAVGPVLRLLALDGPVRRLPAAGLPTGVLRRAELGRALASRPHTLLLDEPTAGLDTAETEMLARILEALAADGTAVLVVEHDVALVARVADTVHVMEAGRLVR
- a CDS encoding ATP-binding cassette domain-containing protein, producing MTLAMELRDVRVRYGPLEALHGVRLPVPAGALTVLLGRNGSGRTTALRALAGTVLPAAGSVLWQGRDVTALRAYARARLGLCFVPDQRAVYGTLTVAENLELAAHRGEFARALEGFPALRPLLGRTAATLSGGEQRMLALSRALLTPAAVVLADEPVQGMAPAVADRAYELLRELGAAVVVAEQRLPEALRHGGPPVVVHELRRGSVVFSGEPAELAPVSPGPGGAPRPP